The Meriones unguiculatus strain TT.TT164.6M chromosome 9, Bangor_MerUng_6.1, whole genome shotgun sequence genome window below encodes:
- the Entpd4 gene encoding ectonucleoside triphosphate diphosphohydrolase 4 isoform X2, with protein sequence MGRIGISCLFPASWHFSISPVGCPRILNTNLRQIIVISILAAAVSLLYFSVVIIRSKYGWLSRDKKFQRYLARVTDVEATDTNNPNVNYGIVVDCGSSGSRIFVYCWPRHNGNPHDLLDIRQMRDKNRKPVVMKIKPGISEFATSPEKVSDYIFPLLSFAAEHVPRAKHKETPLYILCTAGMRVLPESQQKAILEDLLTDIPVHFDFLFSDSHAEVISGKQEGVFAWIGINFVLGRFEHIEEDDEAVVEVNIPGSESSEAIVRKRTAGILDMGGVSTQIAYEVPKTEEVAKNLLAEFNLGCDVHQTEHVYRVYVATFLGFGGNAARQRYEDRLFASTVQKNRLLGKQTGLTPDAPFLDPCLPLDIKDEIQQNGQTLYLRGTGDFDLCRETLQPFMNKTNETQTSLNGVYQPAIHFQNSEFYGFSEFYYCTEDVLRMGGDYNAAKFTKAAKDYCATKWSILRERFDQGLYASHADLHRLKYQCFKSAWMYEVFHRGFSFPVTYKNLKTALQVYDKEVQWTLGAILYRTRFLPLRDIRQEVFRAGHAHWRGVSFVYNHYLFSGCFLVVLLSILLYLLRLRRIHRRAPRTGSLWMEEGLPSPQKGPGPL encoded by the exons ATGGGGAG GATTGGCATTTCCTGTCTCTTTCCTGCTTCTTGGCATTTTAGCATCTCTCCAGTGGGCTGTCCTCGAATTCTGAACACCAACTTACGACAAATCATTGTCATTAGCATACTGGCTGCAGCTGTCTCCCTTTTATACTTTTCTGTTGTCATAATCCGCAGCAAGTATGGGTGGCTGTCGAGGGACAAGAAATTTCAAAG GTACTTGGCCCGAGTCACAGACGTTGAGGCTACGGACACCAACAACCCCAACGTGAACTATGGCATTGTGGTGGACTGCGGCAGCAGTGGGTCCCGGATATTTGTCTATTGCTGGCCTCGGCACAACGGCAATCCTCATGACCTGCTGGACATCAGACAGATGAGAGACAAGAACCGAAAGCCGGTGGTGATGAAAATTAAACCCG GCATCTCAGAGTTTGCTACCTCTCCAGAAAAAGTCAGCGATTACATTTTTCCACTTTTGAGCTTTGCTGCAGAACACGTGCCACGGGCAAAACACAAAGAGACTCCTCTTTACATTCTCTGCACTGCTGGAATGAGGGTCCTTCCTGAAAG CCAGCAGAAAGCAATTCTGGAGGACCTCCTGACTGATATCCCTGTGCACTTTGACTTCCTGTTTTCTGACTCCCATGCTGAAGTCATCTCAGGAAAACAAGAAG GTGTATTTGCTTGGATCGGCATTAATTTTGTCCTCGGGCGGTTTGAGCATATTGAAGAGG ATGATGAGGCGGTTGTGGAAGTCAACATTCCTGGTAGTGAGAGCAGTGAGGCCATCGTCCGGAAAAGAACAGCTGGTATTCTTGACATGGGAGGCGTGTCTACTCAGATAGCGTACGAAGTCCCCAAAACT GAGGAAGTAGCTAAAAACCTGTTAGCTGAATTCAACCTGGGCTGTGATGTCCACCAGACTGAGCACGTGTACCGAGTCTACGTGGCCACGTTTCTTGGGTTTGGTGGTAATGCTGCTCGACAGAGATATGAAGACAGACTGTTTGCTAGCACGGTACAGAAAAACAG GCTCCTGGGTAAACAGACTGGTCTGACTCCCGATGCTCCATTCCTGGACCCCTGCTTACCTCTGGACATTAAAGACGAGATCCAGCAGAATGGGCAGACCCTGTACCTTCGGGGAACGGGAGACTTCGACCTGTGTCGAGAGACCCTCCAGCCTTTCATGAACAAAACCAACGAGACACAGACTTCCCTGAATGGAGTCTACCAGCCCGCCATCCACTTCCAGAACAGTGAATTCTATGGCTTCTCCGAATTCTACTATTGCACCGAGGATGTCTTGAGAATGGGAGGAGACTACAATGCTGCTAAATTTACTAAAGCTGCCAAG GATTACTGCGCAACAAAGTGGTCGATCTTGCGGGAGCGCTTTGACCAAGGACTGTATGCCTCTCACGCTGACCTCCATCGACTTAA GTATCAGTGTTTCAAATCAGCCTGGATGTACGAGGTGTTCCACAGGGGCTTCTCCTTTCCTGTCACGTACAAAAACCTGAAGACAGCCTTGCAGGTGTATGACAAGGAAGTGCAGTGGACGCTGGGGGCCATCCTCTACAGGACCCGCTTTCTGCCCTTGAG AGACATCCGGCAGGAGGTGTTCCGAGCTGGCCATGCACACTGGCGGGGTGTGTCCTTTGTCTACAACCACTATCTGTTCTCTGGCTGCTTCTTGGTCGTCCTTCTGTCCATCCTTCTCTACCTGCTGAGGCTGCGACGCATCCATCGCAGGGCGCCCCGCACTGGCTCTCTGTGGATGGAGGAAGGCCTGCCCTCCCCCCAGAAGGGCCCTGGGCCCTTGTGA
- the Entpd4 gene encoding ectonucleoside triphosphate diphosphohydrolase 4 isoform X1, with product MGRIGISCLFPASWHFSISPVGCPRILNTNLRQIIVISILAAAVSLLYFSVVIIRSKYGWLSRDKKFQRYLARVTDVEATDTNNPNVNYGIVVDCGSSGSRIFVYCWPRHNGNPHDLLDIRQMRDKNRKPVVMKIKPGISEFATSPEKVSDYIFPLLSFAAEHVPRAKHKETPLYILCTAGMRVLPESQQKAILEDLLTDIPVHFDFLFSDSHAEVISGKQEGVFAWIGINFVLGRFEHIEEDDEAVVEVNIPGSESSEAIVRKRTAGILDMGGVSTQIAYEVPKTVSFASSQQEEVAKNLLAEFNLGCDVHQTEHVYRVYVATFLGFGGNAARQRYEDRLFASTVQKNRLLGKQTGLTPDAPFLDPCLPLDIKDEIQQNGQTLYLRGTGDFDLCRETLQPFMNKTNETQTSLNGVYQPAIHFQNSEFYGFSEFYYCTEDVLRMGGDYNAAKFTKAAKDYCATKWSILRERFDQGLYASHADLHRLKYQCFKSAWMYEVFHRGFSFPVTYKNLKTALQVYDKEVQWTLGAILYRTRFLPLRDIRQEVFRAGHAHWRGVSFVYNHYLFSGCFLVVLLSILLYLLRLRRIHRRAPRTGSLWMEEGLPSPQKGPGPL from the exons ATGGGGAG GATTGGCATTTCCTGTCTCTTTCCTGCTTCTTGGCATTTTAGCATCTCTCCAGTGGGCTGTCCTCGAATTCTGAACACCAACTTACGACAAATCATTGTCATTAGCATACTGGCTGCAGCTGTCTCCCTTTTATACTTTTCTGTTGTCATAATCCGCAGCAAGTATGGGTGGCTGTCGAGGGACAAGAAATTTCAAAG GTACTTGGCCCGAGTCACAGACGTTGAGGCTACGGACACCAACAACCCCAACGTGAACTATGGCATTGTGGTGGACTGCGGCAGCAGTGGGTCCCGGATATTTGTCTATTGCTGGCCTCGGCACAACGGCAATCCTCATGACCTGCTGGACATCAGACAGATGAGAGACAAGAACCGAAAGCCGGTGGTGATGAAAATTAAACCCG GCATCTCAGAGTTTGCTACCTCTCCAGAAAAAGTCAGCGATTACATTTTTCCACTTTTGAGCTTTGCTGCAGAACACGTGCCACGGGCAAAACACAAAGAGACTCCTCTTTACATTCTCTGCACTGCTGGAATGAGGGTCCTTCCTGAAAG CCAGCAGAAAGCAATTCTGGAGGACCTCCTGACTGATATCCCTGTGCACTTTGACTTCCTGTTTTCTGACTCCCATGCTGAAGTCATCTCAGGAAAACAAGAAG GTGTATTTGCTTGGATCGGCATTAATTTTGTCCTCGGGCGGTTTGAGCATATTGAAGAGG ATGATGAGGCGGTTGTGGAAGTCAACATTCCTGGTAGTGAGAGCAGTGAGGCCATCGTCCGGAAAAGAACAGCTGGTATTCTTGACATGGGAGGCGTGTCTACTCAGATAGCGTACGAAGTCCCCAAAACTGTAAGCTTTGCCTCCTCACAGCAG GAGGAAGTAGCTAAAAACCTGTTAGCTGAATTCAACCTGGGCTGTGATGTCCACCAGACTGAGCACGTGTACCGAGTCTACGTGGCCACGTTTCTTGGGTTTGGTGGTAATGCTGCTCGACAGAGATATGAAGACAGACTGTTTGCTAGCACGGTACAGAAAAACAG GCTCCTGGGTAAACAGACTGGTCTGACTCCCGATGCTCCATTCCTGGACCCCTGCTTACCTCTGGACATTAAAGACGAGATCCAGCAGAATGGGCAGACCCTGTACCTTCGGGGAACGGGAGACTTCGACCTGTGTCGAGAGACCCTCCAGCCTTTCATGAACAAAACCAACGAGACACAGACTTCCCTGAATGGAGTCTACCAGCCCGCCATCCACTTCCAGAACAGTGAATTCTATGGCTTCTCCGAATTCTACTATTGCACCGAGGATGTCTTGAGAATGGGAGGAGACTACAATGCTGCTAAATTTACTAAAGCTGCCAAG GATTACTGCGCAACAAAGTGGTCGATCTTGCGGGAGCGCTTTGACCAAGGACTGTATGCCTCTCACGCTGACCTCCATCGACTTAA GTATCAGTGTTTCAAATCAGCCTGGATGTACGAGGTGTTCCACAGGGGCTTCTCCTTTCCTGTCACGTACAAAAACCTGAAGACAGCCTTGCAGGTGTATGACAAGGAAGTGCAGTGGACGCTGGGGGCCATCCTCTACAGGACCCGCTTTCTGCCCTTGAG AGACATCCGGCAGGAGGTGTTCCGAGCTGGCCATGCACACTGGCGGGGTGTGTCCTTTGTCTACAACCACTATCTGTTCTCTGGCTGCTTCTTGGTCGTCCTTCTGTCCATCCTTCTCTACCTGCTGAGGCTGCGACGCATCCATCGCAGGGCGCCCCGCACTGGCTCTCTGTGGATGGAGGAAGGCCTGCCCTCCCCCCAGAAGGGCCCTGGGCCCTTGTGA